In Miscanthus floridulus cultivar M001 chromosome 8, ASM1932011v1, whole genome shotgun sequence, the sequence GCCCGTGCCGAATGCTCTAGTGTTCGATGCGGCGCACAGGTATGCGCAGGGTCCATGGACCTCGCATTCCCTTTCCCTCGGCGTCGCTCTCCCTTGGAGGCCCCACGCCCGGCTTGGAGGCCCCACAGATGCGCTAGCCGGTCCAAGCAGCGCGGACGAAGGCGACGGCCACCTTGATGGCGGCGCTGGAGGAACGGGATGTGCACTCTCGGGGTGTACGAAGGCGAAACTGTGCTAGAGCACGAGGGCAACCGCACATGCACGCCACCTGTTCGAGCGAGTGCCTGAATCCATGAACCATGGGCTGCCAGTGAGGTAACGCTCCATAAGTTTTCTCCCTCTGTTCTGTATCATGCGCTTTAGATTGAGAGTTCGAATTGGTTGTGTGTTCTGCTTATTCAGCAGCAATTTCAACTCTAAAGCCAGCAGACACAACCATGAACAACAAGTTCCTTTATCTGGGTGAGCTGATTTTGGTGACGTTTCTTCCTTTTGTGTTTTGTTTTGAGATAGACTGACAAATCATTGACCATAGCAAGGATACAAGGACCAGCGCCAGTGGTgaaactagagcaaactagaggGCCTGCCTTGTAGATGCGTAGACTTGCCGCAACCATGGTGAAAATTTGATCCTATTAACTGACATTCCATTTTTTCTGGGTCCATCGGCACCCACAACAATGTATATATCCTCATTATTACCTGAAGTGCCAGTGGGCAAGACGTGTATAGCTGGACGACTTCTTTCTGACATGGATGAGATGAGTTGGTCGACTCTTATTCCTTCCATGTTGATCTGCTATTTTCGTTTTATTGTATTCCCTAAGTCCCAAATCAaaggtcgttttggcttttctaggtgtaTAACTTTTGCTATACATTTTGATATACGATATGTCTAAATACGTAGTAAAATATATATATCAACTTATCAAGAACAACCAAGATGACCTATAATTTAGAAACAAGGGACTACTTACTAATGTGAAATCAGTAGCATCATTCTTAAGTTATAAAGCAACATGACAATGAACTGATGCAAGAAAAGTGTGTCAACTTAGTAATGTACTGCAATATGTGCACAAACTTATAAGAGAAACTCTGAGATACTTAATTATTCCTTTATTTAGAAAATCCCCTTTAACTATATACAAGATATTCATACCAAAGTCAAAAAAGAAGCAAAACTTCCATAAACCACCCGAAAATTGTATCTACTGCATGCAAaataagagttttttttttcaatagtAGATGAAGCATGCATTATTGAATATACAATCATCGTGCGTTATCTTACATTTCTCACTAGAGAAGAAAATTCATCTGAGAGAGATCAATTAAACACAAGGATTTCCCCAATGGCCGCTGTCCTTGAAATTGCCTCACTTTGGTGCATTGCTGGTCACACCAATGTTGTCAAGCCATAGCACTAACTGATGTGTTAATGGCCGCAGTTTTGGTGAATCACTTATGCACAGACAAGCAACATCAATCATCTGCATCATTTGCGTCTCAAATTTCTTATCATACATTGCACGGTCCAAGACATCAGCTTCACGGTTTTCCTTTTTCATATGTGTAACCCATGAGACTAACTCCCGAGCTCCCTTCGGCTTGCACATGTCTACAGGCCTCTTTCCAGTTAATAACTCCAGAAGGACAATGCCAAAACTATAAACATCACCCTTGAAAGTGGCTACTGAAGACTGGCCGTACTCAGGGGGAATGTAACCCAGCGTGCCAACTAGGTCAGTGGTCACATGTGTGGCGTAGGGACAAATAAGCCGAGCAAGCCCAAAATCAGCCAAATGGGCTTCAAAATTCTTATCTAGAAGGATGTTGCTTGACTTGATGTCACGATGGAGAATATGAGGTTGGCATGACAAATGCAGGTATGCCAAACCTCTTGCTGCTCCTTTTGCTATCTGAAGCCTTCTTGGCCAGATTAATCTGGAGGGACCATCTGGCTTTTCATGAAGCCAATGGTCTAGGCTGCCATTTTCCATGAAAGAGTAGATCAGGAGTCTGTTATTGCCAATCCTGCAGTAACCTTGCAGAAGCACAAGATTGGGATGCTGAGCTTTTGATAACGTCTCCACCTCTGCTTTGAACTCCCGTTCCATCTGACCAAAGTCACCTGATAGTCGTTTGATAGCGATTGCTGCTCCATCTTGCAATGTTGCCTTGTACACTAGACCAAAGCCACCACAACCAATGATGTTAGCCTGATCAAAGTTGTTTGTCGATTTCAAAATGTCAGTGATGGTTAATGCCTTATCAGCCTTGTCCTGAAACAGTAGTACCAGTGAGGCTGGTGCCAACTCAAGGGCTCGATTAGTATCTGCGACAGCTTTTACTGTATGATCCTGCCTTCTGAAGCTACTCTTCAGTACAAATACAACAGCAATAGACAAAACAAATGCTGCCCCAACTGCAATACCCATAGCTATTCCAAATATGATGCCCTTGTTCTTTCTCTTATTTGTTGCAGCAATTGTAGGAGCAGGAGTTGAATGACACCAGGGTAGGCCTAGGCGAATGCCACAGAGTTTGGGGTTACCCTCATAAGCAGAACTACTGAATGTCCAGAATTGACCTCCTGATGGAATGGTACCATTCAGATTGTTGTATGCCACACTGAAGCTTGATAGAAAATTCAGCTTCGTTAATGAAGATGGGATGCCTCCGGTAAGATTATTATGTGACAAATCCAAGGATTCCAAGCTTGACATCCCTGATAGATCATCAGGAATGGTACCAGAAATATTGTTGTTGCTGAGGTCCAATACATGTAGGTGCTTTAGGATCCCAAAGCCCGATAATATGGGGCCTGTGAGCTTGTTATGGCTGAGAACTAGGGAGGGTGGGAAGCTGCTAACTTGATTGTACTGCAACCCTTTGCCTGTCTTGTTTCTTTTGATGAAGAAAGGAAAATAATCAGTCTCTGTAGATTCCTGTGAGATCTTCCTTGTTACAAGGGCCTTCATGTTAGACAAGTTTTCCGGAATTCCTCCACTAAGTGAATTATTGGATAGATCCAAATAGAACAGAAACTCAAGATCACCAATCCATGCAGGAATATTCCCGATCAATTGATTCCATGACAGATCTAGCACCTTCAATTGTGTGAAATTAGCTAGCCATGGTGGTACCGATCCTGAAAGATGGCTATTTGCAATGACAAACACTTGGATGTTGTGAAAACCTTGTATCCCAGTCATCGGCAAGGCCTTCTCATCATGGAAGTTCTTTGTGAGCACGAGGCTTGTTAGACTTGGACAGTCCTGAAGGACAGATAATGCTGAAGGCACATCTGTGAAGCTATTGTTTGAAAGTGAGAGGTAGGTTAGCGACTGAAGCTTCCTGAAACCAGCAGGGATTTCACCACTGAGGTTGTTTGTGGCAAGGTTCAGGCTCCTCAGATTATGGCAATCCGACAAACTGTCAATTGTGCCAATGAACTTATTTGTGCCAAGGTCGAGTGAGCTAAGTTGTGTCATTGCTGAGCAATTGAGGTTGATCTCTCCATTCAATGAATTGTTCCTCAGGTACAGCATCTTCAGTGACAGAGAATAGCACAGCGAGGGAGGCAATG encodes:
- the LOC136474281 gene encoding phytosulfokine receptor 1-like; the encoded protein is MEHSLMQRTATWPCSFFLCLSVLLLLLFLSPVDSLNQSSSSCDPGDLKALEDFSKGLEGGGVAGWTFPNATTGAASCCAWTGVMCDGSGRVIGLDLHGRKLRGELPLSLAQLDQLQWLNLSDNYFHGAVPAPVFQLQRLQQLNLSYNELTGTLPDNISLPLIELFNISYNNFNGSHPTLRGSERLTVFDAGYNSFAGQIDTSICESSGEISVLRFTSNLFTGDFPAGFGNCTKLEELHVELNIISGRLPDDLFRLPSLKILSLQENQLSGGMSPRFGNLSSLDRLDISFNSFSGHLPNVFGSLRKLEFFSAQSNLFRGPLPPSLCYSLSLKMLYLRNNSLNGEINLNCSAMTQLSSLDLGTNKFIGTIDSLSDCHNLRSLNLATNNLSGEIPAGFRKLQSLTYLSLSNNSFTDVPSALSVLQDCPSLTSLVLTKNFHDEKALPMTGIQGFHNIQVFVIANSHLSGSVPPWLANFTQLKVLDLSWNQLIGNIPAWIGDLEFLFYLDLSNNSLSGGIPENLSNMKALVTRKISQESTETDYFPFFIKRNKTGKGLQYNQVSSFPPSLVLSHNKLTGPILSGFGILKHLHVLDLSNNNISGTIPDDLSGMSSLESLDLSHNNLTGGIPSSLTKLNFLSSFSVAYNNLNGTIPSGGQFWTFSSSAYEGNPKLCGIRLGLPWCHSTPAPTIAATNKRKNKGIIFGIAMGIAVGAAFVLSIAVVFVLKSSFRRQDHTVKAVADTNRALELAPASLVLLFQDKADKALTITDILKSTNNFDQANIIGCGGFGLVYKATLQDGAAIAIKRLSGDFGQMEREFKAEVETLSKAQHPNLVLLQGYCRIGNNRLLIYSFMENGSLDHWLHEKPDGPSRLIWPRRLQIAKGAARGLAYLHLSCQPHILHRDIKSSNILLDKNFEAHLADFGLARLICPYATHVTTDLVGTLGYIPPEYGQSSVATFKGDVYSFGIVLLELLTGKRPVDMCKPKGARELVSWVTHMKKENREADVLDRAMYDKKFETQMMQMIDVACLCISDSPKLRPLTHQLVLWLDNIGVTSNAPK